The Clostridium sp. DL-VIII DNA window ATAATTTTGCAGCATCTATTTTCTATCCAAAGATTACAACAATTTCTCAACCAACTTATGATATGGGATCTGTTGCTATGAGAATGCTCATAAAGTTGTTAAACAAAAAGGAACTAGAAGAGCCTCATTATGTTTTAGAACATCAATTGGTTGAAAGAGAAAGTACAATATAATAAAAAGAAAACGTGTGTTAAAAAAGGTGGAGCATATTAAAATGGATCCTATAGAATGGACAGTTAGAAAAAAGGCTTATAAAACCAAATTTCTTACTGACTCTATTTTATAGGGTCTTTTTTGTTACAATTAATTTCAGTATAATTGGAGGGGTGTTTATGGGTGTTAATCATTTTACAGAAGAACAACAAGAAGAATTGCGAAAAAATCCGTATATCGAAAAAGTTAGTGATAAAGCAATAACTTATACAACTAAATTTAAAGAACTGTTTGCAAAAGAATACCGTGCAGGAAAAATACCATCTCAAATATTGATTGAATGTGGAATTAATCATCAGCTCTTAGGTAAAAAACGTAAGGATGCTCTTGTTGCAATGGTGAAGAGATGTGAATTTCGCTCAGATGGCTTTGAAGATATAAGAAAATGTAACTTAGGCCGTCCAGTTGCAAAGGATTTAACTGATGCTGAGCGAATTGCCAGACTGGAACATCAAATTAAATATCTAAAACAAGAAAATGAATTTTTAAAAAAATCGAATTTTTAGAAAGACAAGCCAAATGGAAGAACAAACAGAAGCAGCACCAGAAGAAAAATTCAAACTCATCCAAGAAATGACTCAGCGTGATAATAATGAATTAAATATAAGTTGGTTATGTAAAATGGCTAGCGTATCGCGAAGCGGCTACTATAACTGGCTTCATTCATTTGGTCAACGATGTAATAAGGAAGAACTGGATAGAGCTGACTTTACTCTAATATTAGAAGCTTACAAGTATCGTGGATATGATAAAGGTAGACGTGGAATACATATGCGGCTGCTACATATGGGTGTGCGAATGAATCAGAAAAAGATTAGCCGCCTGATGAAGAAATACAATCTCTTTTGTCCAATTAGGAAAGCCAATCCGTACCGTAGAATGGCAAAAGCTCTTAAGACAGATGCCATATCTGATAACCTTGTAAAACGTGAATTTGCAGAACATGGTGCAGGAAAAATACTTCTTACCGATATCACATATTTATTTTATAACCATGGCTGTAAAGCGTATCTCTCTGTTATTAAAGATGCGTATACAAAACAGGTTCTGTCCTATGTAGTAAGCGAGTCTCTTGAAGTTGATTTTGTATTAGAAACTATTAATAACTTAATTGATAAACATGGAGACACTCTTCAAATAGATGCTATTCTTCATTCAGATCAAGGCTGTCATTATACCAGCATGTCTTTCCGTCAGTTGCTGAAAGACAAAGAACTGAGGCAGTCTATGTC harbors:
- a CDS encoding HTH domain-containing protein, which produces MGVNHFTEEQQEELRKNPYIEKVSDKAITYTTKFKELFAKEYRAGKIPSQILIECGINHQLLGKKRKDALVAMVKRCEFRSDGFEDIRKCNLGRPVAKDLTDAERIARLEHQIKYLKQENEFLKKSNF
- a CDS encoding IS3 family transposase; translation: MEEQTEAAPEEKFKLIQEMTQRDNNELNISWLCKMASVSRSGYYNWLHSFGQRCNKEELDRADFTLILEAYKYRGYDKGRRGIHMRLLHMGVRMNQKKISRLMKKYNLFCPIRKANPYRRMAKALKTDAISDNLVKREFAEHGAGKILLTDITYLFYNHGCKAYLSVIKDAYTKQVLSYVVSESLEVDFVLETINNLIDKHGDTLQIDAILHSDQGCHYTSMSFRQLLKDKELRQSMSRRGNCWDNAPQESFFGHMKDEIHLDRCSTYDELCNEIDNYMDYYNNERYQWKLAKLAPNQYAEYIITGKHPLNDEQTGLP